In the Callospermophilus lateralis isolate mCalLat2 chromosome 7, mCalLat2.hap1, whole genome shotgun sequence genome, CCAATGCTCTCCTAGCCATCTCCCTGAGGGTGCCTCACCCCTGGTGGGAGGACGGGGGGGGTCATTTTAGAGTCTCCAGagcctcttccccctcctcctcctcctccttctccccttttcttccttccactttcctcctcttactttcttctcccttttcgtctcctccttttcctccttcctctcctcctcttcctttctctTAGTTTGCCATACAATATAGcaatgtagttgtagatggacaggatGCATCTAtttcatttgttaatttttatgtggtgctgaggatcgaacccagtgcctcatgcatgccaggcaagcgctctgccactgagcccgagccccagcccctcttcctTTTCTTAAGATTTAAAATCATGGACTTCTAAAAATATCTCATGGATCTCTACTTTGCCCAATAATATCACCTAATGCCATATGAGAACTGTGATCCCTTGTCTTcattctccctccttcctccccaatCACACAGGAGGAGCACAGGAAAAAGGAGCCGGTAGCCCAGGTTCTAATGGCTGCCTGTCCTGCTGACAGCCTGACGGACAGCGCTCTCTTTTGTATGATGCTGCCCAATGATAACAGGGGTAATACCCGCTCCCCACCGGCCCTGCAGGGACTGCGCAGGCTCCCCAAGGCTCGGGTCTGTGCCACTGCACCAGCTGCACACCCGGCAATGGCCAGAGCAGCACCCTAGTAGGGAGTCAAGGTCCTGCCTGGGGCAAAACCCTGTCTTCAGAAGTCGGTTTCATCCCTCCCATCTTGACTACTTTAAGGACACACTGAAAGCTTTGACATAAGTCACTGCTTTAAGTGGCAAGATCCTTTTCCCAAAGTCATTTGGGAAATGTCCTAGCAGTAGAAGCCACTTCCAAGAAATGGTCTGAAGTGCCATAGTCAAGAAGGGACAGGGGCTCTGGGGATTTTGAGGTCAGCACACAAATGAGCCCTATCGGAGCTGTGGTGGGGACTTCCCAAGAAGCTCCGCCTGGCTGAGTCACCCTGTTGTTTGACCTGCAGTCCTCCCAAGCTGCAGCACTTGGCTGCCGTACTCAAGAGTGGAAAGTTCTCTGCTCCTCTGAGATCGCAAGGTAGGTTCACTGGGGTTAGACAGAGGACCCAGGACGGGGTGAGGGTGGAAACTGTTCTCCTTGTACATTTCTAGATCTTTCCTCTTCTGATTTAGAATACCTTCTATTCCACAGCCTACtacataaagatttttaaaagggaaGAGATGTCTTTACTCCTTAGCGTTGATACTATACAAGCTTCAAGTTCCACAATAGGCAAATTCATGTCTAGGTTTAAGAAAATGTGATGATGACTTGAGAAGAGAGGTCTTTAAAACGTTAGCAATTAGGACTCCGGTGGTAGCTCAgtggagagcacttgcctggcatgtgggagtatgattctcagcaccacatataaataaaataaagatccatcaatatatatatatatatgaagttaaCAATTAGATGCTCAAAGAAGGAACAGTAACTGAAGTATCTTCTTGTTGAATGCAACTGACAGGTGCCACTCTCTGTGAGGACTCTGTCTCTGAGGCAGTGCCTGGGTCAATTCAGAACCAGATGGGGGCAATGGGGGATGAAGAAAAGACAGACAGACCCACAGATAGAGGAAGCTGGAGCCAGGGGTTCTCCATCCCCTGATGAGGGAGGACGAACCCAGAGCTAGCTCATCACGTTATTATACAAGTTTCATCAAAAAGGttatttgtggggctggggttggggctcagcggtagagtgctcgattagcacatgcaaggccctgagtttgatcctcagcaccacataaaaataaataaataaaataaaggtactttttaaaaaaagttatttgtGGGAAAGTTCAGCAAAGCAGGCAATCTGAGGGATGCAGGGCTGGTGAGACATCAGGGTCATCTTGTTATGCTTAGATTTCTCTGTCCCTGGGAGCTGGTGCCCGAGGGATAACACTGTGTGCCTTTGCAGTAGCCTCCTCTGGCCAGCGTCGTCATAGCAACTGGGCCACATTGACCACCCCCTTTGCACAGGCAGCTACTCAGCCCTGAGGGAGCCAGACCATGGTTCAAATGACCGCTGTGCACAAGGCAGCAACTAACTGGCATAGAAATCTGGGTGCTGATGCTTGTATCTGTGAGAGTCCCGCAGGCTTTTGCATAGTTTTTGTGGAACAGGTTGAAAATTTCACTCTTTGGCAAACATGCACAAAGCTGTGTTTAGTCACACTTCTTATTGTAGAAGTCGATGGATTTGCTACTTTTCCATAATATTCCATTATTAGTTGCTCCTAAAGTACCCTGAGTTGTAGTCCTGTGAAATGGTATAAGTAGTGGTTGAAATAAAGATTATTCTGGAAGGAGAAAGCCCCCTGTCCTTGGGATTTGTTACATTTCACACAGTGACATTGGTGTGACCGGCCATTCCATCAGAATTCTTTTGGAATTTGCTATGCTAGCATAGCATCAGCTCCATGCAGGATTCCATCATGAGGAATGGCTATTACAACGTGGTGGCAACTGTGCTGTTGGTCATGAATTTTGAGAGAACGAGATCAGTGCAAGATCTTTGTGGCATCTGTCCAGCTggtaagtaccaaattcccatgtGTGTTGATGTGTCCTGTTGAAAACATGATTCAGTTAGCCTGGCAGTGAGGGCTGGCTCCTTTAAATGACCTTGTGTTCATGCACTTACAAATGTCTATTGGATGCTACACACCTGATGAGTGAGCACAGCCCGCTTATTTAACTCTGTGTCTCGACCTTGTCATCTGGGGACTACGGATCTCTCTCCTGCATTGGAGCGGGGCTGCAGAGATAGGGTAGAACAGTGCATGGTGTGGCAGGACCTCACGTCATGCTAGTTTGTGCGCAAGACCCTGTGCTCAGCTTGGGCCGCAGCAGAGAGTAAGCCGTTGCTAGTTGGCTTGGCAGAGTGTGAAAAGTCAAATGTATTCAAATCCTAGTGGACCCATGAAGGACATTAATCTTCTCCTGGATGTAGTCATATTGATCTCCTGGATCAATCATGAGAAATCATTCTTTCTTATTCAATAGACAAAGGCAAGTATTTTCCTTGTCTTGATTCCTTTGTTacaatatttgtatttttctctAACTCTGTGATTATGCTAAGGGAAATCTTGCcaatgtataattttaaaaagtcaataaacaaaataatgtcTATCACTGAGATGTCTAGAAGACAAACAATGCTTTAATCCTAACTTTCTTGTGAACTTTATAATGCTTTGGGTGGTGACTGTTCATTGCTGAACATGTACATCTGTTATCTGCCTTTTAGGTACTTTCTGTGGAAAAAGCAAGAATCAGACTTGCATTCCCTGTCCTTCCAACAGCTATTCCAGCACAGGCGGACAGAGAGCCTGCAACATATGCACgaagtgtgaaggtgtgtgttaaaagcgCATCCTTCATCTGGGGGACGGGCTGGGGGCAGACTCTTGTTCCCCACTTTCTATTCCATCTCTATCTAATATGTCAAGTATCAAAGGCATGGAATCCTCAGTCAGTGGGCAGGTCGAATAAAAGTACTTAGTGTAGAAGTGATTACTTATGGGGCTTTTTAAATCTTAAAGAAAATGTTCACTTGACAAGAGGGAAACTTTCAATTAGCGAAGTGCAAAAGTGTCTTTATGGAGGTTCAAGAGTAGACGTGCTATTGGGAACGTGGGGAGGAGTGTGGGCATGATTTTTGCTGAAGAACATGAATTTGCTTCCTGGATGTGGAGGTCAAGTGGAAAAAGCACTGGGGCCTTGCAGGTTACCACAGGGTCAAGAAGCCGTGCTCCTTCACCAGCAACACAGAGTGTGACTGCATCTCAGGATTCCACTGCTTGGGGGCAGGATGTGCCATGTGTGACCCAGATTGTAAACCAGGCCAGGAACTGACAGCAGACGGTAGGTTTGCTCCTCCTGTGTCTATTCCAGTTTGTCACGTAGAGCAAGTGTATCATGCAGAAACTTAAAAGTAACATGTGATGATATTCAAGTTCATGATATCAACACCatgttttaattaataaaatgatATATACTTTTTTCCCATAAATAGAAATGATTTGAAATCAGGACATTTGCTAATAGTCAGAACCATGCCTTTTTACACATTTTAGATAAATGCAATACTCTACGTACAATTGGTGATCTCAGGGTTCTGTTTCAAGAACTGTTAAACAGTGCAAGGTTATATTAAGTTAATGACTTTGCCAATGCAAAGGAGGGTTATGAGATGATGAAATGCTTCAATCTTTCTTCAAGGTTGTAAAGACTGTAACCCTGGGACATTCAACGATCAGGAAGGTGGAGTCTGTAGACCCTGGACAAAGTATGTGTAATTTCACTTGCTTACACAATAGTGTCTGTGTTAAGTGTTTGAAAGACAGGACTATTGTCCTTGAAGCTATTTACCCCTTTGGAGTGTAGACCTACAGTGATGTGCTGTCACTTGACAGCGCCGTGACTTGACACACAGTGGGCATTCTTCCAGAAACAATCCCTGGAGCACTGAGATCAGATCCGCCAGGGGAACTCTGCCACCCTCTGCCTTGCCTGGTCTCCTCTGCTTTCTTCCAATCTCTTTGCTGTCTCTTACCTTCTGCACTGATCGCCCATCTCAGGTGGTCATTACCAGCACTGAGAGGGATACAGAAGGGCAAAGCGTGCTTCTTCCCCTCCAGAATGTCCCCATGGGCCACAACAGGGGGTGCAGCAGCCAATAGCACATGGAAGAATGTAACTGTGGACCCTGGGATCTGGCCCAGGGCCACTGAGACCGCCTTCACAGGCAGCTTGTGTGCCTAGGACAGCAGCCACAGGGGCAAGGAGAGGACACTCAGGAGACCTGAAACTGGCGGAGCAACGCGGTCTGTGGTCTCTGATAACCAATGCCTGGCCTCACATTCTATATgcctttcttttttccatttgattttctcactagaaaatcattttaattataattttgcagttacatttttattgtattttacaaATGTGCTGATTGGTAACAGATTagaatgtccttttttttttaaggtctttTAACACAAATTGATCAGAGTATTTACGTGTGTGTGGAAAAGTGGATTGAACTGGGCTCTGGAGGATGGGTGGATTGGGGAGAGCTTAAGAGGAGGGAAAAACAGAtcaatgatgatggtgatgatggtgatggttgtgttgatgattatagtgatgatggtgatgatgattgtggtggtgatgatgatagtGATGGTTGtgttgatgatgatggtgatgatggtgatgatgatggtggtggtgatggtgatggtgatgatgatggtgatgatgatagtgatggtgtgatggtgatgatgatggtgatgatgatggtggtggtgatggtgatggtgacgatgatggtgatgatggtgatgatgatggtggtgatggtgatgatgatggtggtggtgatgatgatggtggtggtgatgctaGCTACCATTTATTGAGTGTGTCAGGCAGGCAGAAGCGTGTCATTCATCCATTTGCTTTTCGTAACAGTCCTGCGAGCATATACTATCCTTACTTTGAAGATGACAAAACTGGGGCTCATGAAGACATCATAACTTGCTCAGAGTCACTCTGTAAAGCGGCAGGTCCAGGCTCAGACCTTGCGAGTCTGAAGCAAATGCTAGGAGTCCTAACCTTCTCTGACCCTCCACGTGTGCCCACGATGTGTGACTCTGAGTAATAAGTGTGTGGGTGGGGAAGGGGAGAGGCCAAGCAGGCTCAGCAGCCTGAAGTGTGCTGTCATGGAACAGAGGGAGCCTGGCATGGATCGCTAGCTTGGGAAGAAAAACCCAGTTCGTAAGTGGAGTGGGGTGAACTTCGTGCATCCTTGAAAGCTGAGTGAAAGCTgaaggaagccaaatggtcaagtggAACTTTTTCCtgcacacagccccacctccatGACAAGTCCACTTCAGTGGGTGACAAGTATCAAAGTTTTCATTGGAGTCCTCCGTAACTAGATTAATCATCTGAACTCTTTTCCTTGAACTGTCTAAGCTGTTCACTGGATGGAAAATCAGTACGTGAGCCGGGGACGAAGGACAGCGATGTGGTCTGTGGACCTGCTCTGCCCGACATCTCTCCAGGTAACTGCTCTGTGACCTTGCCTGTCCCTGTGAGGGTGCAGGACAGTTGTGTTAACACCAGGTGAATGTATGGTGTCTATCCCgtttctgtggaaagccccccagTGTTGTGAGGTCTCCAATGCCACTCCTTCCACCTGCCTTGGGATCCATCTGCTGTTCTCAGGCATGTTTCCCTCTGAGAGACCTGTTAATACGCATGCCTGCTGGGACTCACCCCAAACCAGTGCTGCCCCTTTGTGAGCACCAAGTAGCGGGCACAAGCCCCAGTTTCCTCCCTGCTGGAAAGGCCACGCTGCTTAACTTCTGCCGGCCTCGAGGAGGACCGCCCAGTGTTGGCTCTTGCAGAGTCACTGGGTTTACGAAGCGCACAGGTTGGGGTGGCCCAGGCTTCTCCGGGGCTTGGCGCGCACCTGCCCCCCGCTGCCCGCCCTCACCTCTCCTCTGCTCCTTGCCAAGGGCACTCTGCgcaggtcctcaccttcttcctggCGCTGACCTCGGCCGCGGTGGTGTTCCTGCTGATCTTCCTGGTGCTCCGGCTCTCCGTGGTCAAGTGGAGCAGGAAGAAGTTCCTGTATATATTCAAACAACGTAAGGCCCACCGAACAGTATTGGACACGAGCGCTCGGGGCCAGGCTTTTTACTAGGAAGGAAAAGGGGATCTTTAAAGTTATAAAAAAGAGGTTAGATCAGCAGTGGTTATCAGCAGGACAACGCCATCCCCAAGGGGACCTTCCGCCAGCTGATGGTGGGGAGGGGCCGTTGGAGTCGGGGGCCAGGGTTCTACTGAGGGCCCACAGTGCCAGGGGAATGCCCGACAAAGAATGACGCAGCCCCAAATGTCAACAGTGCTGTGGTGGAGAAAGCCTGGCAGCTGATGTCGCAGGACCCTAGGGAAACGCCGGGTAGGAAGGCTGCAGTCTTGGGGGGCGAGCAGCTGTGCCTGCGGAGCCCTGGCCATGGGGGGATCAGGAAAGAGCCGTCCCTCTGGGAGAGAATGGCCTTAACTTCAGTGTAGATCTGctggaggggaaggcagggagaGCTGGGGGGCGGGGAGCTAAAGTGGCTTTAAGTAAGTGGATTATAATGACACCAATCTAGGTTAAATGAAAATTTCAGTAGTAAATTCCATTTGTTAATCCGTTACATAAgggactatttttaaaaataactttattctatttgttattatttttttaaaagtggtgTCAAAATAAGGGACTATTTCTATAAAGAACTCAGCTGGTGTTCAGCACAGGGTCAGCACCCACTAAGCAAAAGCTGCTGTGTTTACAATTAAGTTTATGGTTCATGGATGGGGCAACCAGTGCTTGGTCTTCACGGAGCACCGATGAGTGACCACAGGCTAGATTTAACACGAGGGGTTCCTGGACGGAAGGAGCACTCTGAGGGCACCTACTTAGAAGTTGCAGTCCTACCCAAGACTCTTAGGGTCCAAAGCCTTTGAGCCGTGGGGAGCATCTAGGAACCGCATCAACGTCAAGGTTAACAAACTGCTGTGCGAGAAACTCTAACCGGGTCTATAAATAGAAGGCCTGGCTCCCCGGAAGCCGTCTGTCCGCAGCCCTCGGCGTCACAGCCGCCCACGCCAGACCCAGCTGGGCTCGCGGGCTCGCGCCCTTTGGCTGCTCTCCTGCCCTTCCCTGCAGAGGCCCCGGGAGGCTGCTCCCCTGCAGAGGCCCCGGGAGGCTGCTCCCCTGCCCTTCCCTGCAGAGGCCCCTGAGGCTGCTCCCCCTGCCCTTCCCTGCAGAGGCCCCGGGAGGCTGCTCCCCTGCCCTTCCCTGCAGAGGCCCCGGGAGGCTGCTCCCCTGCCCTTCCCTGCCCTTCCCTGCAGGGGCGGCTGCGGGTGCGCGTGGCTGgcggttttctctcaatttcggGTCTTTTAAGTTTCCCCCGTGTTGACTCACCGTCCGCTCTTGCCCACCCTGACACGGGCGGACCGGACCGGGGCTGTCTGCAGTGCGGGCGGGAAACCATCCTGTACCTAAGCACGCGTGCATCTCctcgtggttttgatttgcatttccccgaCCACCCAGAGGCCGGCCTCCTGGGCGCTGGGCCGCTCCGTTCCTCTTTTGTGAGGGGCGACCTCTCCCAGGGCTGTCCTGCTTTCCGGGCAGATCCCAGGATCTCTGCTGTCCGTCCGTGAGCTGCGGATGATCTTCTCCGGACTCTGACGCTCGCTCTTTCTTGGTCTACAGCTCTCAGACCATCACCCGCACCTTAAAGGACTGTCCCCACCACCACCCAAAGGGACAGAGAGTTCTTTATAAGATACTTTTCAGAAGTATTTGGAATCGGAGCCTTAATGGGACCACGCCCACTGGGATACCGGAGTTGGCTTCTGGGTTCCCCGCAGGGGTGTCTCGGGCAGAAAGAAAACCCACAAAACTCATTGCCCGGTTGTTCCTCGAGGCTCTGAGATTCTTGGCCTTTCCACCCGCTTCTTTCCACCTTCCAGTATCATCTCATGTTTGTTTTATATGTAAGTCCAGAGTTTTCTGCGGGATTCAGTAGCAAGATATGGAGAAGCATGTCCCCCCACACCTGCCTGAAGTGGATCTCCAGCGCCATTCTTGAGTTAATCTTTGATACAATTTCAAAAGACAGCTCCCTGGCATTTCTGAAGGTCTTGACAGTTTTTGTTGCCTTTTAGGGACAGTGTGGTTGTCTGGTtttggttgtatttttttttaagagtaacAAGCATGTGAAATTGGGATAGGCCTTGAGCCTTGTCAGGTCTCGGGAAATACCTGCTTAGGATTTGAAAGTTTCTCAGCAGTAACATAAACACTTCAAGGGAACTTGCAGAAGGAGATCTAGAAGCTGGGCACAGGTTGGTTCTTTGGTTACTATTGGATGGAAGTGGTGGAGATGTCTTTAAAGTAGTCAGCATAGGATTTCATTTAAGAGAAATTGTCTAATATCTAAACAAGTAACCCCAAGACGAAAGTAGATACTGCTAAATTGAAACTAGAGCTGTGCCTGGGAGATGGCTGATATTTTATGCTTACAGTCACTCACGCATAGGACTTTTTTAGTTAtcgtagaaaataaagaaaatagttttaaaagaccaataaaatatttgggaaaaggAAATAAATCTTCAATAATCTCCAGGAAAAGCTCATACTCACTGTTACTCTGAAATAAGTCAGCTGAAGTTAAAGCTGAGAATATTTGCTGCTTAGAAATGTTCTACAACTGTGATTTGTGGAAAATAAGCATTGTGTGATTTAGACCACAAACATAAGTATCTTTTAAATCATTTTCTAGCATTTATTAAACCAGTACAAACTGCCCAAGAGGAAGACGCCTGCAGTTGCCGGTttccagaagaagaagaaggaggatgtGAACTGTGAAGTGAAATCCCAAGAGCTGTCGGAACTCGCCGGAAAGAAGCCAGAGAAATTGAGTGATCTCACTGTCATGTCCTTTTAGATTGAAAAGTGTCACACTAGAAAGCACCCAGCATTGCCCCTGATGAGTCTTCTCTAATGCTAATGAGTTGGCCTTTACAAATGTTCCACTCTTAACAGAAACTTGGGGCGGTGTTGGTGGTGAATGTAAGATGCTACTTAACAGGACTGGGCTAGGTTTTTGAAATCCATAGAAAAAAATGATAGTTTCAAGTCAATCCCATCAGGGGCTGGGAATGGAGCTCAGTGCTGAGTGTGtgtaaggacctgggttcaatccccagccccacaaacaaacaaacagaaacagagatttcaattcaatcacaTGGGCAGTGGTCCAGCCAAACTTACCATCAAAACCAATGcaggttttttgtgtgtgtgctaagTGACATATGACCGTAAGCCGTAGAATAAGCAGTAAATATTCCCTACCAGAATTTCCATTAGTCCCGTCATTCACACAATGACGTCCTCCACTGTCAGCAATGATGAGAGCCCCTGAGTTGGGATCAAGAAGGAGACATCacagaatttaaatatttttgcccGGGCTGGGGTCCTCTTCATACCCTCACCTTTTGCCGTTGTCCCTCTGAGCCCTTACATTAATCAATGGGACATGCCTGAAAAGCATGAAGTTCAAGGAAAAAGGAGCCCCTGGGCACTCAACCCAGCCCAAGCACTAGTGCAGGGCAccaagctcccacggcctcctctGGCCACCATTTGCCTTTGTATGGCTTATGAGCTCAGGATGGTTTTCGCATTCTTAAGTGGTTAAAAATAAGAGTGCTATCTCATGGCACATAGAATTATTGGAAACTCAGATTTCATAgtccataaataaaattttatgggCACCCAGCTACATCCACACACCTGGTCAAAAACCACCTTTGCACGACTTGTGTCAGAGGCTGTAGAGTTCcacaatgtctaaaaatttgataTCTGACCCTTTGTAGGGTCAAAGTCAAGGTCAGAGGATCCATCAGAATGCAACTTCTCTCCTCATCTTCTGCCCACTCCCAGGCAACCTCTCTAGGaaatttggaatttttttcttgCTTCAAAAAAATCACTTATTATTTAATTTTGCGTCCTAACACTGTTGTTTAGCTGTGTTTGTTTTTGAGCTTTATGAAAATGATACTGTGCTGTATGGAGACTTCTGTGAGTTGCTGTAATCATTCCAAATTATATTTATAAGGCTTATGCGTGTTGTCATGTGCATTCATTTGGCGAAGACGATACACCACAATTTACCAATCCTTCCTCTGCCAAGTTATGTTTGGGCTGTTTCAGGTTCTTTGCAGTCACCAACAATGTTGCCATGAATGTTCTTTTGGGTAGCAGTGTCTCTAGGGAAACTTCCTGAAGGTAGAGTTGCTGGATCTTAGGGCATGTGAATGCTCTGCTTGATGAGCTAGTGACGGTAACAGTTAGGACCTGCTAGGTTATGCAGAAGTAACAAAAGACACCCCACCGCCAATCTTAATGGATTGCAACCAAAGAACAAAGGTACATTTTTTTATTGTCACTGCGTGCCCACGATGGCTGAGGCTCTGTCTTATGTTATTTCACTCCAGGATTTGGGTGCAGGGAGCTCCTTCTTAGAACATGGGCCGCCTTAAGGGAAAGGGATACACGTCACTTTCACTCATCTTTAGTTGGTTAGACACTAACTAACCTTTAGAgtagtcaccagctcagctagGGATTGACAGACAGAAAATCCTGATCTTTACACAGGGAGGGGCAAGTGCTTCCAAGGGTGCAGCCGTGTCCTCCTCTAGTTCACGCGGCTGAGTCATCGAGTGTCCTGCTGATCTGACCCTCTCTGACCCGCGCTATCAGCTCCCTGAGTTCTGCCAACTTAGTGGCATTTCACTGTGGCTTTCT is a window encoding:
- the Tnfrsf9 gene encoding tumor necrosis factor receptor superfamily member 9; the encoded protein is MQDSIMRNGYYNVVATVLLVMNFERTRSVQDLCGICPAGTFCGKSKNQTCIPCPSNSYSSTGGQRACNICTKCEGYHRVKKPCSFTSNTECDCISGFHCLGAGCAMCDPDCKPGQELTADGCKDCNPGTFNDQEGGVCRPWTNCSLDGKSVREPGTKDSDVVCGPALPDISPGHSAQVLTFFLALTSAAVVFLLIFLVLRLSVVKWSRKKFLYIFKQPFIKPVQTAQEEDACSCRFPEEEEGGCEL